A single window of Brachyhypopomus gauderio isolate BG-103 chromosome 21, BGAUD_0.2, whole genome shotgun sequence DNA harbors:
- the adrm1 gene encoding proteasomal ubiquitin receptor ADRM1 isoform X1, whose translation MSTGALFPSLVAGSRSSPSKYLVEFRAGKMSLKGSTVTPDKRKGTVYIQQTDDSLIHFCWKDRTTGNVDDDLIIFPDDCEFKRVNQCTTGRVFVLKFKAGSKRLFFWMQEPKTEKDEEYCRKVNEYLNNPPMPGGLGSGSSSGHELSALGGEGGLQNLLGNMNHNQLMQLIGPTGLGGLGGLGALAGPGLASLLGSGAPASSSSTPSSHSQSAAATPSSGSAHLGSTQVPTTPVTPAATSTGSPTVTPTTPVSQTPSLPTGGGSPTQPIQLSDLQSILATMNVPAVAGEAEGPGVDLASVLTPDIMAPILANPEVQERLLPYLPTGESPPQSGEDIQHTLTSPQFQQAMSMFSSALASGQLGPLMNQFGLPSEAVDAANKGDVEAFAKAMEGTSGRADDSGDAKDQKDDDEDMSLD comes from the exons ATGTCAACAGGGGCGCTCTTTCCCAGTCTGGTGGCGGGCTCGCGCAGCTCACCCAGCAAATACTTGGTCGAGTTCCGGGCAGGTAAAATGTCCCTGAAGGGCAGCACGGTGACCCCAGACAAGCGCAAAGGCACGGTCTACATCCAGCAGACGGACGACTCTCTCATCCATTTCTGCTGGAAGGACAGAACCACTGGAAATGTTGATGAT GACCTGATCATTTTTCCTGATGACTGTGAGTTTAAGAGGGTCAACCAGTGCACCACGGGGCGTGTCTTTGTGCTCAAGTTCAAGGCCGGGTCTAAACGCCTCTTCTTCTGGATGCAG GAGCCCAAAACGGAGAAAGACGAGGAGTACTGCCGTAAAGTGAACGAGTACCTGAACAACCCGCCCATGCCGGGGGGCCTGGGCAGCGGCAGCAGCAGTGGGCATGAGCTCTCCGCACTGGGAG GAGAGGGTGGCCTGCAAAACCTTCTGGGAAACATGAACCATAATCAGCTCATGCAGCTGATTGGCCCCACAGGACTCGGGGGACTCG GTGGCCTTGGAGCTCTAGCAGGTCCAGGACTGGCCAGTCTGTTGGGCAGTGGAGCGCCGGCCAGTAGCAGTTCAACACCCAG CTCCCACAGCCAATCGGCAGCGGCCACGCCCTCTTCCGGCTCTGCCCATCTCGGCTCCACCCAGGTGCCCACCACCCCGGTGACACCCGCTGCGACCTCCACGGGGTCCCCCACCGTCACCCCCACGACACCGGTGTCCCAGACGCCCTCGCTGCCCACCGGAGGGGGCAGCCCCACACAGCCTATCCAGCTGAGCGACCTCCAGAGCATCCTGGCCACCATGAACGTGCCGGCCGTGGCTGGAGAGGCAGAGGGCCCAGGAG TGGATCTAGCGAGTGTGTTGACCCCTGACATCATGGCTCCTATTCTGGCTAACCCCGAGGTGCAGGAGCGCCTGCTCCCGTACCTGCCCACAGGAGAGTCTCCCCCACAGAGCGGCGAGGACATCCAGCACACGCTCACCTCCCCACAGTTCCAGCAG gcgaTGAGCATGTTCAGCAGTGCACTAGCGTCAGGACAGCTCGGTCCTCTCATGAACCAGTTTGGTTTGCCCTCTGAGGCCGTGGACGCAGCCAACAAAGGAG ACGTGGAGGCTTTTGCCAAGGCCATGGAGGGCACCAGTGGGAGGGCAGATGATTCTGGTGACGCCAAAGATCAAAAGGACGATGACGAGGATATGAGTTTGGATTAG
- the adrm1 gene encoding proteasomal ubiquitin receptor ADRM1 isoform X2, with amino-acid sequence MSTGALFPSLVAGSRSSPSKYLVEFRAGKMSLKGSTVTPDKRKGTVYIQQTDDSLIHFCWKDRTTGNVDDDLIIFPDDCEFKRVNQCTTGRVFVLKFKAGSKRLFFWMQEPKTEKDEEYCRKVNEYLNNPPMPGGLGSGSSSGHELSALGEGGLQNLLGNMNHNQLMQLIGPTGLGGLGGLGALAGPGLASLLGSGAPASSSSTPSSHSQSAAATPSSGSAHLGSTQVPTTPVTPAATSTGSPTVTPTTPVSQTPSLPTGGGSPTQPIQLSDLQSILATMNVPAVAGEAEGPGVDLASVLTPDIMAPILANPEVQERLLPYLPTGESPPQSGEDIQHTLTSPQFQQAMSMFSSALASGQLGPLMNQFGLPSEAVDAANKGDVEAFAKAMEGTSGRADDSGDAKDQKDDDEDMSLD; translated from the exons ATGTCAACAGGGGCGCTCTTTCCCAGTCTGGTGGCGGGCTCGCGCAGCTCACCCAGCAAATACTTGGTCGAGTTCCGGGCAGGTAAAATGTCCCTGAAGGGCAGCACGGTGACCCCAGACAAGCGCAAAGGCACGGTCTACATCCAGCAGACGGACGACTCTCTCATCCATTTCTGCTGGAAGGACAGAACCACTGGAAATGTTGATGAT GACCTGATCATTTTTCCTGATGACTGTGAGTTTAAGAGGGTCAACCAGTGCACCACGGGGCGTGTCTTTGTGCTCAAGTTCAAGGCCGGGTCTAAACGCCTCTTCTTCTGGATGCAG GAGCCCAAAACGGAGAAAGACGAGGAGTACTGCCGTAAAGTGAACGAGTACCTGAACAACCCGCCCATGCCGGGGGGCCTGGGCAGCGGCAGCAGCAGTGGGCATGAGCTCTCCGCACTGGGAG AGGGTGGCCTGCAAAACCTTCTGGGAAACATGAACCATAATCAGCTCATGCAGCTGATTGGCCCCACAGGACTCGGGGGACTCG GTGGCCTTGGAGCTCTAGCAGGTCCAGGACTGGCCAGTCTGTTGGGCAGTGGAGCGCCGGCCAGTAGCAGTTCAACACCCAG CTCCCACAGCCAATCGGCAGCGGCCACGCCCTCTTCCGGCTCTGCCCATCTCGGCTCCACCCAGGTGCCCACCACCCCGGTGACACCCGCTGCGACCTCCACGGGGTCCCCCACCGTCACCCCCACGACACCGGTGTCCCAGACGCCCTCGCTGCCCACCGGAGGGGGCAGCCCCACACAGCCTATCCAGCTGAGCGACCTCCAGAGCATCCTGGCCACCATGAACGTGCCGGCCGTGGCTGGAGAGGCAGAGGGCCCAGGAG TGGATCTAGCGAGTGTGTTGACCCCTGACATCATGGCTCCTATTCTGGCTAACCCCGAGGTGCAGGAGCGCCTGCTCCCGTACCTGCCCACAGGAGAGTCTCCCCCACAGAGCGGCGAGGACATCCAGCACACGCTCACCTCCCCACAGTTCCAGCAG gcgaTGAGCATGTTCAGCAGTGCACTAGCGTCAGGACAGCTCGGTCCTCTCATGAACCAGTTTGGTTTGCCCTCTGAGGCCGTGGACGCAGCCAACAAAGGAG ACGTGGAGGCTTTTGCCAAGGCCATGGAGGGCACCAGTGGGAGGGCAGATGATTCTGGTGACGCCAAAGATCAAAAGGACGATGACGAGGATATGAGTTTGGATTAG